One Candidatus Devosia phytovorans genomic window carries:
- a CDS encoding energy transducer TonB produces MSSGERIGAHDLHRLTALDIGRWVIALALVTGGGATAFWLLHNYTPPTPQVQAAEPAMLIDLAPLPPEPEPVVEPEPVVEPPPEVTPPPEPPPVEEPVPEPEPVVEEPPPPPEPKVVEPPPEPEVVEPPPPEVVEPEPELIPEPEEAEPEPEVSPDLPMPMTMSPQLQQRRAETPPTPRPQQQPRPQPPAQPRPQPNAPAPSAPASTVSPQQWQQQALTRIDSRKVYPRASQAAGEEGVVVISFSVNASGQIASVGIARSSGFPALDQAAVETARRASPLPAPPAGIAGQPLTANIRFSLR; encoded by the coding sequence ATGAGTTCCGGAGAACGCATCGGCGCGCATGATCTGCATCGGCTGACGGCTCTCGACATTGGCCGCTGGGTCATCGCGCTCGCGCTGGTAACTGGGGGTGGCGCCACAGCTTTCTGGCTGCTGCACAACTACACGCCGCCAACACCACAGGTGCAGGCTGCCGAGCCGGCCATGCTGATCGATCTCGCCCCGCTGCCGCCCGAACCGGAACCGGTCGTTGAGCCGGAACCGGTCGTCGAGCCGCCGCCTGAGGTGACGCCGCCACCCGAACCGCCACCCGTTGAAGAGCCTGTTCCCGAACCGGAACCCGTGGTGGAGGAGCCGCCCCCGCCTCCGGAACCGAAGGTCGTCGAGCCGCCACCCGAGCCCGAGGTGGTTGAGCCGCCGCCGCCTGAAGTGGTGGAGCCCGAACCCGAGCTCATTCCGGAGCCGGAAGAAGCAGAGCCCGAGCCCGAAGTCTCGCCCGACCTGCCCATGCCGATGACCATGTCACCGCAACTACAGCAGCGCCGCGCCGAGACCCCACCTACGCCCCGTCCGCAACAACAGCCACGGCCTCAGCCGCCGGCACAGCCGCGCCCGCAGCCCAATGCACCGGCACCTTCTGCGCCGGCCAGCACGGTCTCGCCCCAGCAATGGCAGCAGCAGGCGCTGACACGGATTGATTCCCGCAAAGTCTATCCCCGTGCCTCGCAGGCTGCCGGCGAGGAAGGCGTTGTGGTGATTAGCTTTTCCGTCAATGCCAGTGGGCAGATCGCCTCGGTCGGCATCGCTCGGTCATCCGGTTTTCCGGCGCTCGATCAGGCGGCCGTGGAGACGGCGCGCCGCGCTTCGCCCTTGCCAGCACCTCCGGCAGGGATTGCCGGTCAGCCACTGACGGCAAATATTCGTTTCTCGCTACGCTAA
- a CDS encoding phosphoglycerate dehydrogenase, producing the protein MTVIATTSPGFGRFGQVPAKLEQLGWEVLRGVDTSLPDGGLGDALARADFLITGLIPVDDNTLAKAPKLRAVLKHGVGTDNIDIAACTARGIPVLNTPASNSNAVAELAVAAMFSLARNVPAGHMNMLEHKWVRMVGSEVSGKTLGVVGLGNIGKLLAKKAIGLGMRVVATDLYPDRDFATLNAISLLALDDLLSQSDYVSLHVFGTETLITADKLALMKPTACLLNLARGEVVDLDALNHALSSKKLGGVALDAFVTEPPDWSHPIFSQPRAVFTPHMGADTTESVERTSLMNIADIETMLTGGRPSRMLNRQVFEGKAE; encoded by the coding sequence ATGACGGTCATCGCCACCACATCGCCCGGCTTTGGCCGTTTTGGACAGGTCCCAGCCAAGCTCGAACAGCTGGGCTGGGAAGTGCTGCGCGGCGTGGATACCAGCCTGCCTGATGGCGGGTTGGGCGATGCCCTGGCCCGCGCCGATTTTCTCATCACCGGACTTATTCCAGTCGATGACAACACTTTAGCCAAGGCCCCAAAGCTCCGCGCCGTGCTCAAGCATGGCGTGGGGACCGACAATATCGACATCGCTGCCTGCACCGCGCGCGGCATTCCCGTGCTCAACACCCCGGCGTCCAATTCCAATGCGGTCGCCGAACTCGCTGTCGCAGCCATGTTTTCCCTCGCCCGCAATGTCCCGGCCGGTCACATGAACATGCTGGAGCACAAATGGGTCCGCATGGTTGGCAGCGAGGTTTCCGGCAAGACGCTGGGCGTGGTCGGCCTCGGCAATATCGGCAAACTGCTCGCCAAAAAGGCCATTGGCCTCGGCATGCGCGTGGTTGCCACCGATCTTTATCCAGATCGCGATTTTGCGACGCTCAATGCTATCAGTCTGTTAGCATTGGACGACCTTCTTTCACAGTCTGACTACGTGTCGCTGCATGTCTTTGGCACCGAAACACTGATCACCGCCGACAAGCTCGCACTGATGAAACCGACGGCCTGCCTGCTCAACCTGGCGCGCGGCGAAGTGGTCGATCTCGACGCGCTAAACCACGCACTCTCCAGCAAAAAACTTGGCGGCGTAGCGCTCGACGCCTTCGTCACCGAGCCACCCGACTGGTCCCATCCTATCTTCAGCCAGCCCCGCGCCGTCTTCACCCCGCACATGGGCGCCGACACCACCGAGTCCGTCGAGCGCACCAGCCTGATGAACATAGCCGATATCGAGACCATGCTGACCGGCGGCCGTCCGTCCCGCATGCTCAACCGCCAAGTCTTTGAAGGGAAAGCAGAATGA
- a CDS encoding AraC family transcriptional regulator yields MFHPQMQSRIEGFAPNGGPNWRSWQGMLADVWDVQGEAGAGGEYVSPHARLFVILDETPADAILLTDDPGRVPDGAAGRLSYIPPNMRTWSIVPRQARLCHLDLHLDLGHLRNRLGLSLDALPGDAARLMFDNPVIQALSGLLARECQQAARHDAYGESLALAICVELFELPRQALELKGQLSPRRLRMACKYLGDRCLEAVRLQDLAEHVGLSSSYFSAAFKASTGLSPLQWQMRARIERVKALLESGAGSLSHLAGTTGFADQAHMTRVFKQYTGQTPLAWLKARERAL; encoded by the coding sequence ATGTTCCATCCCCAGATGCAATCCCGGATCGAGGGTTTCGCACCCAACGGCGGCCCGAATTGGCGCAGCTGGCAGGGCATGCTCGCCGATGTCTGGGATGTGCAGGGTGAGGCTGGCGCCGGCGGCGAATATGTGTCGCCACATGCCAGGCTGTTCGTCATTCTCGATGAAACGCCGGCCGATGCGATCCTTCTCACCGATGACCCCGGCCGCGTGCCTGATGGGGCGGCGGGCCGGCTGAGTTATATCCCGCCCAACATGCGCACCTGGTCGATCGTGCCGCGACAGGCGCGCCTCTGCCACCTGGATCTGCATCTTGATCTCGGCCATTTGCGTAACCGGCTCGGCCTCTCGCTTGATGCCCTGCCCGGTGATGCGGCGCGACTGATGTTCGATAATCCGGTAATCCAGGCCCTGTCCGGTCTTCTGGCACGCGAATGCCAGCAGGCCGCGCGTCACGATGCCTATGGGGAATCGCTGGCACTGGCCATCTGCGTCGAACTCTTCGAACTGCCGCGGCAGGCGCTTGAGCTCAAAGGACAGCTATCGCCCCGCCGCCTGCGGATGGCCTGCAAATATCTGGGCGACCGTTGCCTGGAGGCAGTCCGTCTGCAGGATCTGGCCGAGCACGTCGGCCTGTCCTCGTCCTATTTCTCGGCAGCCTTCAAGGCGTCGACCGGCCTGTCACCGCTGCAATGGCAGATGCGCGCGCGCATCGAGCGCGTCAAGGCATTGCTCGAATCCGGCGCTGGCAGCCTGAGCCATCTTGCTGGCACGACCGGGTTCGCCGATCAGGCGCATATGACCCGCGTGTTCAAGCAATACACTGGCCAGACGCCACTCGCATGGCTCAAGGCCAGGGAGCGAGCGCTCTAA
- the exbB gene encoding tonB-system energizer ExbB produces MINRRLASTLLVPAAFFGLVAVALAQDLPAASASVEIGNLPHDLSPWAMFVAADWVVKGVMVGLAFASLITWVILIAKFLEITGAKARMRRTLRVVTSSQSLDQALAGIGDRRGTGAMLLRSADEEVRMSFAALDRAGGDGLKERVSSRLARLQAAAGRRLSVGTGILASIGSTAPFVGLFGTVWGIMNAFIGISQAQTTNLAVVAPGIAEALLATAIGLVAAIPAVVVYNFFSRSIAGYKQLLADTAAGIERLVSRDLDYRTVPAGPEQA; encoded by the coding sequence ATGATCAACCGCCGCCTTGCCTCAACCCTTTTGGTGCCCGCTGCATTTTTCGGCTTGGTCGCAGTCGCCCTCGCCCAGGACCTCCCCGCCGCCAGCGCCAGCGTTGAAATCGGCAACCTTCCGCATGATCTGTCGCCTTGGGCGATGTTTGTGGCGGCTGACTGGGTGGTGAAGGGCGTGATGGTCGGGTTGGCTTTTGCCTCGTTGATCACCTGGGTCATCCTGATCGCCAAATTCCTGGAAATCACCGGCGCCAAGGCGCGCATGCGGCGCACGCTGCGTGTGGTGACGTCGTCCCAATCGCTCGACCAAGCGCTGGCCGGCATTGGCGATCGACGGGGAACCGGCGCCATGCTGCTGCGCTCGGCCGATGAAGAGGTCCGCATGTCCTTTGCTGCCCTCGATCGGGCCGGCGGCGATGGCCTCAAGGAACGCGTGTCGTCGCGTCTCGCGCGCCTCCAGGCGGCGGCCGGGCGCCGGCTTTCGGTCGGCACCGGCATTCTCGCCAGCATCGGCTCGACCGCGCCATTCGTCGGCCTGTTTGGCACGGTCTGGGGCATCATGAATGCCTTTATCGGCATTTCGCAGGCCCAGACGACCAATCTGGCGGTGGTGGCCCCCGGTATCGCCGAGGCCCTTCTGGCCACGGCCATCGGCCTTGTCGCCGCCATTCCAGCCGTGGTGGTCTATAATTTCTTCTCGCGCTCCATCGCCGGTTACAAGCAACTGCTGGCCGACACGGCGGCAGGCATCGAGCGTCTGGTATCGCGCGATCTTGACTACCGCACCGTTCCTGCCGGGCCGGAGCAAGCCTGA
- a CDS encoding FAD-dependent oxidoreductase → MRRIVILGGGYAGLHAFSALRTKLRSRLRRGEVDVTLISREGYHTYHGWTGEVLTGHLPVSDTLTPLEPMLGDNFVQGEVVSADLPGRALTVQGADGEREIRYDHLVIAAGSVDPFDRIPGLAEHGWCVKDTLDMQALIGELDRRDAAARPRSVVVVGGGPAGVETASALAARFARDGASKVNIHLVSSSDELLPSMRPAFNHMADKAEGSLLAQGVQVHRGARVSQILADHVALENGETISADMAIVAAGVSYKVLRGTEALPRNAAGQILANDDLRVRGSSNVWVAGDLAGAAHPVTGEACPTNALWAMAQGDCVGANIARAVKGKPVKRFGFKGLGQTAGLAGQRGITELYGMQFTGRLAWVIRILFFAWFMPSRSHALSVVMHLSQTLWGSVRETASDVAATATPGERPAPVPNATGRLR, encoded by the coding sequence ATGCGCCGCATAGTCATCCTCGGGGGCGGCTATGCCGGCCTCCATGCCTTTTCGGCTTTGCGGACCAAGCTCCGCTCCCGCCTGCGCCGCGGCGAGGTGGACGTGACCCTTATCTCGCGCGAGGGCTATCACACCTACCACGGCTGGACCGGCGAAGTGCTGACCGGACACCTTCCGGTGAGCGACACGCTGACCCCGCTGGAGCCCATGCTGGGTGACAATTTCGTTCAGGGTGAGGTTGTTTCAGCCGATCTGCCTGGTCGTGCGCTGACCGTGCAGGGGGCCGATGGCGAGCGCGAAATCCGTTATGATCACCTGGTGATCGCGGCCGGTTCGGTGGATCCCTTCGATCGTATCCCGGGCTTGGCGGAACACGGCTGGTGCGTCAAGGATACGCTGGACATGCAGGCGCTGATCGGCGAGCTCGATCGTCGGGATGCTGCGGCCCGGCCACGCAGCGTTGTAGTGGTGGGCGGCGGTCCCGCCGGTGTCGAGACGGCGTCGGCGCTGGCGGCACGCTTCGCCCGCGATGGTGCCAGCAAGGTCAATATCCATCTGGTATCGTCGAGCGATGAATTGCTGCCCTCGATGCGCCCGGCCTTCAACCATATGGCCGACAAGGCAGAAGGTTCCCTGCTTGCCCAGGGGGTACAGGTTCATCGCGGTGCCCGCGTCTCTCAGATCCTCGCCGATCATGTTGCTTTGGAGAATGGCGAGACCATCTCGGCCGATATGGCCATTGTGGCTGCCGGCGTGAGTTACAAGGTGCTCAGAGGCACGGAGGCGCTACCGCGCAATGCTGCGGGCCAGATCCTGGCCAATGACGACCTGCGCGTGCGGGGCAGTTCCAACGTCTGGGTCGCCGGCGATCTGGCTGGTGCGGCCCATCCCGTGACCGGCGAGGCTTGCCCGACCAATGCGCTCTGGGCCATGGCGCAGGGCGATTGCGTCGGCGCCAATATCGCCCGCGCCGTCAAGGGCAAACCGGTCAAGCGCTTCGGCTTCAAGGGCCTCGGCCAGACCGCTGGCCTGGCTGGCCAGCGCGGCATCACTGAACTTTATGGCATGCAGTTCACCGGGCGCCTCGCCTGGGTGATCCGTATTCTGTTCTTTGCCTGGTTCATGCCCTCGCGCAGCCATGCGCTTTCGGTGGTCATGCACCTGTCGCAGACCCTGTGGGGCTCGGTTCGCGAAACCGCTTCCGACGTGGCGGCCACGGCAACGCCCGGCGAACGCCCGGCGCCAGTCCCAAATGCAACTGGTCGCCTGCGGTAA
- the exbD gene encoding TonB system transport protein ExbD: protein MAGGIRDNGDDELDEQHEINVTPFIDVMLVLLIIFMVAAPLATVDINVDLPSSNAVPQERPDEPVYVTLASDLTLNVNNTAVTAEGLAAALDDVTGGDREQRIFLRADQTVPYGDMMSLINGLRSAGYLKVGLVGLESAPPVTDSAAGQ, encoded by the coding sequence ATGGCCGGCGGCATCCGCGACAACGGCGACGACGAGCTGGACGAACAGCACGAAATCAATGTGACGCCCTTCATCGACGTCATGCTGGTCCTGCTGATCATCTTCATGGTCGCCGCGCCCCTGGCGACGGTCGATATCAATGTCGACCTGCCCAGCTCCAATGCCGTACCGCAGGAGCGGCCGGACGAGCCGGTCTATGTGACGCTGGCCAGTGACCTGACGCTCAACGTCAACAACACCGCTGTGACCGCCGAGGGCCTTGCCGCGGCGCTGGATGATGTGACCGGTGGCGATCGCGAGCAACGCATCTTCCTGCGCGCGGACCAGACCGTGCCCTATGGCGACATGATGAGCCTGATCAATGGCCTCCGCTCGGCCGGCTATCTCAAGGTCGGCCTTGTCGGCCTCGAGTCCGCCCCGCCCGTGACGGACAGCGCTGCCGGGCAATGA
- a CDS encoding Ldh family oxidoreductase, whose translation MTVQERYSPSELQSFTRQLFEAAGVEADKSAAIAKYLVEADLMGHTTHGLALAGWYLQSVADGVMTKSGSPEVLSDRGAAICWNGNRLPGAWLTSQGVALACERAKEYGTATVVIGNSHHIGALAAYLQDATSQGLMISITSSSPSGAQVAPFGGLKGLYTPDPVAHGIPTSKGPMLIDISASITTVNMSQRLTREGRVFEHEWLMDKAGNPSNDPAVLKDGGTLLPTGGLDHGQKGYGMALHAEALTQGLAGYGRADAPKGTSAAVTIDVRDPQAFGGIDDFLRQTDWLAEQCRSNPPRPGVEAVRLPGDAALRRRSKALEDGVVLYAGIIDELKDVAAGLHVPMPEPIG comes from the coding sequence ATGACCGTTCAGGAACGCTACTCCCCGTCCGAACTGCAGAGTTTTACCCGCCAGTTGTTCGAAGCCGCCGGCGTCGAGGCCGACAAGTCTGCTGCCATTGCCAAGTATCTGGTGGAGGCCGATTTAATGGGCCACACCACGCATGGCCTCGCCCTCGCTGGCTGGTATCTGCAAAGCGTCGCCGATGGTGTGATGACCAAATCCGGCAGCCCGGAGGTCTTATCCGACCGCGGCGCCGCAATCTGCTGGAATGGCAACAGGTTACCCGGCGCCTGGCTCACCTCCCAGGGTGTCGCCTTGGCCTGCGAACGGGCAAAAGAATATGGTACTGCGACAGTCGTCATCGGCAATAGCCACCACATCGGCGCCCTCGCCGCCTATCTGCAGGACGCGACCAGCCAGGGCCTGATGATCAGCATTACCAGCTCCAGCCCATCGGGCGCTCAGGTCGCGCCCTTTGGCGGGCTCAAGGGCCTCTATACGCCCGACCCGGTAGCCCATGGCATCCCGACGTCTAAAGGTCCGATGCTGATCGATATTTCCGCCTCGATCACAACCGTCAATATGAGCCAGCGCCTCACCCGCGAGGGCCGCGTCTTCGAGCATGAGTGGTTGATGGACAAGGCCGGCAACCCGTCCAACGACCCGGCCGTGCTCAAGGACGGCGGCACGCTGTTGCCCACCGGCGGGCTCGACCATGGCCAGAAGGGCTACGGCATGGCGCTCCACGCCGAGGCGCTCACCCAGGGCCTGGCCGGCTATGGCCGCGCCGACGCGCCCAAGGGCACGAGTGCCGCCGTCACGATCGACGTCCGCGACCCGCAAGCCTTTGGCGGCATTGACGATTTTCTCCGCCAGACCGACTGGCTCGCCGAGCAGTGCCGCTCCAACCCACCCCGCCCCGGCGTCGAAGCCGTCCGCCTGCCCGGCGATGCAGCGTTGCGCCGGCGCAGCAAGGCGCTGGAAGACGGCGTGGTGCTTTACGCCGGCATCATCGATGAGCTCAAGGACGTAGCGGCCGGACTGCATGTGCCGATGCCCGAACCGATTGGCTGA
- a CDS encoding polysaccharide biosynthesis protein yields MDLPKKVVGRIITVPLTPTQLLTLPRSQVQGRISDAVDLARDLGASVVGLGALTAPASVGGKAFAKRTDVGVTNGNAFTAAMTMQAIETLTGSLGRDPLIAIVGATGSVGSCLTRLYARKHPGRLMLVARNEQRLLKLAADVRRDGVEATVSTDMLDVAKADLVVLLTSSPDALLRSEHLKRGAIVLDDTVPRNTDEGLLTERPDVLVVDGGLVEIPGFELRGSIALAPKLAYACLAETMLLALAGHKGHFCMGDAQVDQAEHILRLADEYRHLGFHLAPFRSFGKLIKDAPAHAPVSAIQEAVTCAA; encoded by the coding sequence GTGGATTTGCCAAAGAAGGTCGTTGGCCGGATCATTACCGTGCCGTTGACGCCCACCCAATTGCTGACCTTGCCGCGCTCCCAGGTTCAGGGTCGCATTTCCGATGCGGTCGATCTGGCGCGCGACCTCGGCGCCTCGGTGGTTGGCCTTGGCGCGCTGACCGCCCCGGCTTCGGTCGGCGGCAAGGCCTTTGCCAAGCGCACCGACGTCGGTGTCACCAATGGCAACGCGTTTACCGCCGCCATGACGATGCAGGCCATCGAAACGCTGACCGGCTCGCTTGGTCGCGACCCGCTTATCGCCATCGTCGGTGCGACGGGCAGCGTTGGTTCTTGCCTCACCCGGCTTTACGCTCGCAAGCATCCTGGCCGACTGATGCTGGTCGCGCGCAATGAGCAGCGCCTGCTCAAGCTTGCCGCCGATGTTCGCCGGGATGGCGTCGAGGCGACAGTCAGCACAGACATGCTGGACGTGGCCAAGGCAGATCTCGTGGTCCTGCTGACATCCTCGCCTGACGCTCTGCTGCGCAGCGAACACCTCAAACGTGGCGCCATCGTGCTCGACGACACCGTGCCGCGCAATACCGACGAGGGGCTACTGACCGAGCGTCCCGATGTGCTGGTCGTGGATGGTGGGCTGGTCGAAATCCCCGGCTTCGAGCTGCGTGGGTCGATCGCCTTGGCGCCAAAGCTCGCCTATGCTTGCCTTGCCGAAACCATGCTGCTGGCGCTGGCTGGTCACAAGGGCCACTTCTGCATGGGCGACGCCCAGGTGGACCAGGCCGAGCATATCCTGCGGCTGGCCGACGAATATCGCCATCTCGGCTTCCACCTGGCGCCCTTCCGCTCCTTCGGCAAGCTGATCAAGGACGCACCGGCACATGCTCCTGTCTCCGCAATCCAGGAGGCCGTCACATGCGCCGCATAG
- a CDS encoding TonB-dependent siderophore receptor, whose translation MVTLFSSHLWRNSVHGSLWEYAMTALSRRGLVGLLLVTTALATGHAFAQSPIALGEVVVEADAEGVEYATVQTTAGSKLAVAITEVPQSVSVVDRAQLDKIPGAKADEALRYTAGVQPSTYGTDADFDWVRVRGFQADQTGIVQDNLPLYQFGFGSFLIEPFLLERIEVLKGPASALYGGANVGGVINYIGKRPTGERLRYTETGINNFGNAYFGFDVGDASETGDLAYRLTGKLSGGGWETDDASDLKGSVLGSVTWAPTEQTSLTVYGQYQAGDLDHTSTGFLPYTGTAEDAAGGVRIPRDFNYGDPSFDSYDRQQAMIGYELEHDLDGTWTIKQNARLAGVSLDEQYLYTYGEVSGTNTLDRAAFQHSTDILTFNIDNQISGTVETGPIEHSLLAGLDYKNVRFSSVQGSDSTFSSAVRVPPINVLDPQYGVVSPLISTYLDQDISLQQLGIYVQDQMRLGGVIATVNGRYDNVNIDYDNNFAGTSASSSEGAFTGRVGLGYEFDNGLTPYVSYATSFSPTIATSATGALLPSEEGRQIEAGIKYAPTFIDGLFTASVFSIDRENYAQSLPFPATGSVAIGEVNVVGVELEGRVNFDQVSVFGGLTWLDAEVVDDVDTTLIGNSPVQIPKLTASLGVEYAFDGQFDGLVLGGGVRYLGESWADNANTTEVPDVTLFDASLRYEKDDWGVALTASNIFDESYVSSCQTTTSCGYGAGRTVTLSLSKKW comes from the coding sequence ATGGTCACCTTATTTAGTTCACACCTGTGGCGAAATTCTGTCCACGGGTCCTTGTGGGAATACGCAATGACAGCACTGTCTCGCCGCGGCCTGGTCGGCCTGCTCCTGGTTACCACCGCCCTGGCCACCGGCCACGCCTTCGCCCAAAGCCCGATCGCACTGGGGGAGGTTGTTGTCGAGGCAGATGCAGAGGGCGTTGAATATGCCACCGTGCAGACCACGGCTGGCTCCAAGCTGGCAGTAGCGATCACGGAAGTGCCGCAGTCGGTGTCGGTGGTCGATCGCGCGCAGCTAGACAAAATACCTGGCGCCAAAGCCGACGAAGCGCTGCGTTATACGGCTGGTGTCCAGCCTTCAACCTATGGCACCGACGCTGATTTCGACTGGGTGCGCGTTCGTGGTTTCCAGGCAGACCAGACTGGTATCGTTCAGGACAACCTGCCGCTCTACCAGTTCGGCTTCGGCTCCTTCCTGATCGAGCCTTTCCTGCTTGAGCGCATCGAAGTGCTCAAGGGTCCCGCCTCCGCGCTCTATGGTGGCGCCAACGTGGGCGGCGTCATCAACTACATCGGCAAGCGCCCGACGGGCGAACGCCTGCGCTACACCGAAACCGGCATCAACAATTTCGGTAATGCTTACTTTGGCTTTGACGTTGGTGATGCCAGCGAGACCGGTGATCTGGCCTACCGACTGACGGGCAAGCTGTCCGGCGGTGGTTGGGAGACCGATGACGCCTCAGATCTCAAGGGCTCCGTCCTCGGCAGCGTGACGTGGGCGCCCACCGAGCAGACGTCGTTGACGGTTTACGGCCAGTACCAGGCCGGCGACCTCGATCACACGTCCACCGGTTTCCTTCCCTATACGGGGACCGCTGAGGATGCCGCAGGCGGTGTTCGCATTCCACGCGATTTCAACTATGGCGATCCGAGCTTCGACTCCTATGACCGCCAGCAGGCGATGATCGGTTACGAACTTGAGCATGATCTAGATGGCACTTGGACCATCAAGCAGAACGCTCGCCTCGCCGGCGTCTCGCTCGATGAACAGTATCTCTATACCTATGGTGAAGTGAGCGGAACGAATACGCTGGATCGAGCCGCCTTCCAGCACAGCACCGACATCCTCACCTTCAACATCGACAACCAGATTTCAGGTACCGTCGAGACCGGACCGATCGAGCACAGTCTGCTCGCGGGCCTGGACTACAAGAATGTGCGGTTCAGCTCGGTCCAGGGTTCTGACTCAACGTTCTCAAGCGCTGTCCGTGTGCCCCCTATCAACGTGCTCGATCCCCAGTATGGTGTAGTGAGCCCGCTGATCAGCACCTATCTGGATCAGGATATTTCCCTGCAGCAACTTGGCATCTACGTGCAGGATCAGATGCGCCTCGGTGGCGTTATTGCGACCGTCAACGGCCGCTATGACAACGTCAACATTGACTATGACAACAATTTCGCTGGCACATCTGCCTCGTCCAGCGAGGGAGCCTTTACCGGTCGCGTTGGCCTCGGCTACGAGTTTGACAATGGTCTGACGCCCTACGTTAGCTATGCGACCTCGTTCAGCCCCACCATCGCGACCAGTGCCACCGGTGCTCTGCTTCCGTCCGAAGAAGGCCGCCAGATCGAAGCGGGCATCAAGTATGCGCCCACATTCATCGATGGCCTGTTCACCGCCTCGGTCTTCAGCATTGACCGCGAGAACTACGCCCAGTCCCTCCCGTTTCCGGCGACGGGCTCGGTTGCGATTGGCGAAGTGAACGTCGTCGGCGTTGAGCTTGAAGGTCGGGTCAATTTCGACCAGGTCTCCGTTTTTGGCGGTCTGACCTGGCTCGACGCAGAAGTCGTCGATGACGTTGACACCACGCTGATCGGCAACTCACCGGTTCAGATTCCGAAGCTGACCGCTTCGCTGGGCGTCGAATATGCCTTTGATGGCCAGTTCGATGGTCTCGTTTTAGGCGGCGGTGTGCGTTATCTTGGCGAGAGCTGGGCTGACAATGCCAACACGACGGAAGTTCCGGACGTGACCTTGTTCGATGCCAGCCTTCGCTACGAGAAGGACGATTGGGGTGTCGCCCTTACCGCCTCGAACATCTTTGACGAGTCCTACGTTTCAAGCTGCCAGACCACGACCTCCTGTGGCTACGGCGCCGGTCGCACGGTTACGCTCAGCCTGAGCAAGAAGTGGTAG
- a CDS encoding EAL domain-containing protein: protein MNAGETDIFDLKGLTTALDDKADYSLRRALEAVRVHLGMQVAYVSEFVGDRTYFREVDAPGLEHVVKPGDSMPLDYVYCKRILDGQLPELMPDVLDVPDAASMAFTTDMGIRAHMSVPITLKDGQTHGMFCCISTEPQPSLNQRDLKMMRAVAELTAVIIGREIEAKTEHRTNHERIQKVLGDDELSIVLQPIFRIADNRLLGFECLSRFSGPEDWTPDVWFKLAADVGLGTELEMRAVEKGLALLDQLPSELYLTLNVSPETVISGAVTKAISTKQGRRVVLEITEHASVEDYSALGTALNDIRAGGVRLAVDDAGAGYASLRHILALQPDIIKLDISLTRNIQDDLARHALAAALVHFGRETKSQILAEGVETASELEALRALGVETAQGYFLGRPMPYEEANRLAAKMKLASRPRPKLVTPGTAVAS from the coding sequence ATGAACGCAGGCGAGACAGATATCTTCGACCTCAAGGGTCTGACGACCGCGCTGGACGATAAGGCGGATTATTCCCTAAGGCGCGCCCTGGAGGCTGTTCGCGTGCATCTTGGCATGCAGGTGGCCTATGTTTCCGAATTTGTCGGCGATCGCACCTATTTCCGCGAGGTAGACGCGCCTGGCCTCGAGCATGTAGTCAAGCCCGGCGACTCCATGCCGCTCGACTATGTCTATTGCAAGCGCATCCTTGATGGCCAGTTGCCCGAGTTGATGCCTGACGTCCTCGACGTGCCCGATGCCGCCAGCATGGCCTTCACCACCGATATGGGCATACGCGCCCATATGAGCGTGCCGATCACGCTCAAGGACGGCCAGACGCATGGCATGTTCTGCTGCATCAGCACCGAGCCGCAACCTTCGCTCAACCAGCGCGACCTCAAAATGATGCGCGCCGTGGCGGAACTGACTGCCGTGATCATCGGCCGCGAGATCGAAGCCAAGACCGAGCACCGGACCAATCACGAACGGATCCAGAAGGTACTGGGCGACGATGAATTGTCGATCGTCCTGCAGCCTATCTTCCGCATTGCCGACAACCGGCTGCTTGGCTTTGAATGCCTGTCGCGTTTTTCCGGGCCCGAGGATTGGACACCAGACGTCTGGTTCAAGTTGGCGGCAGATGTTGGCCTTGGCACAGAGCTCGAGATGCGCGCCGTCGAAAAGGGCCTGGCGCTTCTCGACCAGTTGCCTTCCGAGCTCTATCTGACGCTCAATGTGTCGCCTGAAACCGTCATCTCGGGCGCGGTGACAAAGGCTATTTCTACCAAACAGGGACGGCGGGTGGTGCTCGAAATCACCGAGCATGCCAGCGTTGAAGACTATTCCGCGTTAGGCACGGCTCTCAACGACATTCGCGCAGGGGGCGTACGACTGGCTGTTGACGATGCTGGCGCGGGTTATGCCAGCCTGCGCCATATCCTGGCGCTGCAGCCCGATATCATCAAACTCGACATCAGCCTCACCCGCAATATCCAGGACGATCTGGCCCGCCACGCCCTGGCTGCTGCGCTGGTGCATTTTGGTCGCGAGACGAAGAGTCAGATTCTGGCGGAAGGCGTCGAAACCGCATCCGAACTCGAAGCGCTGCGCGCACTTGGAGTGGAAACCGCACAGGGCTACTTCCTCGGTCGGCCGATGCCCTATGAGGAGGCGAACCGCTTGGCCGCCAAGATGAAGCTCGCCAGCCGCCCCCGTCCCAAACTGGTTACCCCGGGCACGGCTGTCGCCAGCTAG